A single Primulina eburnea isolate SZY01 chromosome 11, ASM2296580v1, whole genome shotgun sequence DNA region contains:
- the LOC140804964 gene encoding cytokinin riboside 5'-monophosphate phosphoribohydrolase LOG1-like, giving the protein MERNKEVKASKFKKICVFCGSSQGKKTSYQESAIELGKVLVSRNIDLVYGGGSIGLMGLVSQAVHDGGRHVMGVIPKTLMPRELTGVTVGEVKAVADMHQRKAEMARHSDAFIALPGGYGTLEELLEVITWAQLGIHDKPVGLLNVDGYYNSLLSFIDKAVEEGFISPSARHIIVSAPNAKELVKKLEDYVPRHERVASKHSWEMEQLGYSQIYDLSR; this is encoded by the exons atggagagaaataaGGAAGTGAAGGCGTCGAAATTCAAGAAGATTTGTGTGTTCTGTGGGAGTAGCCAAGGCAAGAAGACCAGCTATCAAGAATCCGCTATTGAGCTGGGCAAAGTCTTG GTTTCTAGGAACATTGATTTGGTGTATGGAGGAGGCAGCATAGGACTTATGGGTTTGGTTTCACAAGCTGTTCATGATGGCGGCCGGCATGTCATGGG GGTGATTCCCAAGACGCTCATGCCTCGAGAG TTAACTGGTGTAACAGTGGGAGAAGTGAAGGCTGTTGCAGATATGCACCAAAGGAAAGCAGAAATGGCTAGgcattctgatgcttttattgCGTTGCCAG GTGGCTATGGAACTCTTGAGGAATTGCTTGAAGTGATCACATGGGCTCAACTTGGAATCCATGATAAACCG GTAGGATTGCTAAATGTGGATGGATATTATAACTCATTACTGTCGTTCATCGACAAAGCCGTGGAGGAAGGATTCATTAGTCCAAGTGCGCGCCATATCATTGTCTCTGCACCTAATGCAAAGGAACTTGTCAAAAAATTGGAG GATTATGTACCTCGACATGAAAGAGTGGCCTCAAAACATAGCTGGGAAATGGAGCAGCTGGGCTATTCTCAGATATACGATCTTTCGAGATGA